DNA from Palaemon carinicauda isolate YSFRI2023 chromosome 23, ASM3689809v2, whole genome shotgun sequence:
TTTCACACATTTTATCATGATTGCCAATAGATGAATGTtgtgggttggatattctgcaacctgttcgaaaagtAACACCTCTATCAAAAAAAATTTTGACCTTCAACAATCTCTTGGTAGATCATACTTATGTCCCAGAGTTACCCTTTTgagcatatatattgatacactacaccagaggacatgaaaggactctgtgacgggccgagatagGTTTTGACTAAGAAGGCATTATGAAAgaaaccgagtaactttattacagaacaacagtttatatatacatcacgtctgggcaagaaggacataaaaaattacagtcaatttcatgttcaaccaacaaccgtttctgttaacagttaacggtgagaaaaacagacatgtttattcaggtccctgtccaTGCGAAGGTCGAGCGAAGATACAAATgattatgtatttaaaaaaaaaaaatgttgttactatgtacgatcgtgtgacccgAGGTTGGTACATGGtttcctccctaaaaatgacatactgcacatgttataTTGGGCGCCCCGATCTAGAGACGAGAACAATAGGTGGGTcatatggcagaagataagcaggtttaagacgatcaatggagacccagtcttctttgccacgaaggtTTGGTACAAATGCTTTCTGACtctgtcggatcacaaggaaagggcccgtgtaagggggtgttagtggtggcttgctaattTAATTGCTTAGGAAGATGtgcattacagagtgcaagtctgtcagtatgggatgcttcgctgggggcttgaaagtatggcggcatggagtaaattttcccacgacgtgatataTGTGCCAgatatcatcggaggaggttgcagaaagaagaaaattggcagggacgaccaaagtgTTGCCAAACACCATTCCAGCTGCTGAAACGTCTAGGGCATCATTAGGAGTCGTCCTTACTCCAAGGAGGAccgagggaagctgagtaaaccagttggaatccttgcaacgtgacatcaaagctgctttgagagtgcgatgaaaacgttcaaccattccattggcagcggggttgtagacaGTTGTCTGATGTACGGTAATGCCCGGGAGATTCGCTAACGATggccaaaattgagaggtgaaagtggtacccttgtcagaagtaatatgctctgggataccaaatcttgcaatccatcctaagagtaacgcagatatacatgaggcggacattgtggtttccatgggaatggcttcaggccaacaagtggagcggccgatgacagtaaacaggtaatgatgtccttgggatgtgggtaggggccctacaacatcgacgtgaatgtgggcggaatgacgctgaggttaaggaaaggtgcccacacctgaatccgtatgtcgatgtactttagaagtttggcaagaagtacaggtgcggacccaatccttagtatccttagaaatgccttgccaaatgagcttcgtcttcaacagctgtgcagtagaatggcacggggaatgtgaaaggccatgaatgacgtcacagaggagggtggtgttggagtcttcgagggggatgtcttcccaacggagggaggtgcaggatgtcctacatgcttgatactctggatcctgttggtgggcttcagccaaggcgttgtattccaatcccagttgaacggcagccaacttgtttcttggcagggcatcggcaatgggattcattttcccagggacatgttgaagggtgcaattgtattcagccacggcggagagatgtcggcgttgaagggtggaccaggcgtcagactgtcgagtgacggcgtgcaccagaggcatgtggtctgtatgaATGAGGAAGGACGTACCTCTAAGGAATGGCGAAAGTGatgaacagccaagtgcactgccagcgattcacgatcgaaggtagaataacctgattctgccttggacagttttgtgctgaagaaggccaaagggcggGGCGACCTATTGACCACctattcgagtactgcaccaatagcgactttGCTTActtcactggcatcggtggaaagaagtagaggggcgtgtgggatgggaaaagtgagagcagtagcagttgatagggcattctttgcattgcagaaggccgcattttgaagggaccccacttcaggttttttggcttgcccttgagggaggcatgagtagcggcaatggctggctgaaaacggtgataatagttgatcatcctccagaattcctgcagagctttgacagtcgagggcgtggggaagttctgaacaggtgctaccttctcagggagaggatggacttcttcaggagggatgtggtgccctaagaatgacacttcgttggcgccaaaggtacaattgtcgtaccaGATTACAAGGCCCTTTGGTTGCAGGCGGTCTAGtatgatgcacaggtgacggaggtgttcctcttttgaggaggagaacacaagtatgtcgtccacaaaacatacacagaagtggatgtcccctaagatgctatccatgagacattgaaaagtggcctcagcattacgaaggccaaaacaggagtaattgaaggccaAGACTATCCCCGAATTAAGGGGAATGCAGTGGGTTCAGGTGAGTAAATTGAATAAGGATATATTAATTGAAAGTATTCTGTCTTCTAGAGATGACAAAGGGCCACAACTGCGTGATGAATTAGCCAAAATATCGTCTAAACTAGCACAGTAGAGACAAGAGATGACTTCACCAAACAGTGCAATAAATTGTAAGATCTAATCTCTGCAGGTCCAAATAGAACAGCAAGCCAAAGTAGCAAAACAACAGCAACTATTTTTAGAAACAATTGACTGAACGGAGCGAGAAACGAAGCTTGTATTTCTTGGGGTCTCGGATGAGGGGGAAGATTTTTCAGGTGCGTTAACCGATGAAGAAAAGGTTAGAAGGGTGTGGAATGTCATTGGTGAAGACGTCACAATTCGAGCATGTTGGAGACTTGCTAAACGAGTAACAAATAGCTGCAGGAAACGGCAAATCCTTGTTGAACTTGATGTGAAGGGTGTTCGTGATCGCTTATTGAGTAAGACTAAGAAATTGAAAGAAGTTGGAGACCCTTTCGAACGGATTTTTGTAAGGAAGGAAGTTCATCCCGCTGTGCGTAATGAATGGAGGAGATTAAAGGAGGTTGAAATGGCAGAGAGCAATAGACATGAAAATGTTGGATGTATCATTAGATTAGATTTGAAATAAAGAAAGGTATACTGCAATGAGGTAACTATTGACCATTGGAATGCACATCCTTTTTAATTAAGACCAAAAATACCTAAACTTAAGATAGCTTCATGGAATGTCAACGGAGCAGGAACTATATTAGAGAAAAATTCAGGATATAACTTTTTGTACCAGTTTGATGTGACAGGTCTAAACGAAATAAAAACTGATCTGCCCATCTCATAGCCTCGATATGTGTCCTACAAGAGTGCCATTGGTGGCAGTACACATAGGGGTGGAACAGTTCTACTGATAAGGCGCCCATTGCAGATTGGGGTGATTAGTGTTCACACGAGTATTGAAGGTCAGGTGAGGGTATGCCTGTTCTGTTCACCAGACATCATGTTTGGATTCATATATATTCCTCCATCAGATTCACAGTATTATAGCAGAGCACTTATTAGCGCAATACAGGAACACGCCAAGACTGCAGGTTTTAGTACGAAATTTGTGATACTTGGTGACATGAACACACGTTTTGGTGCTTCCATTCGTAATTTCATTACTTGTATTGATGATCTTAGTGTGCATGGCTGTACGTATCCAGTTATAAATGATCCGGTTGTAGTTCCCAATGATAATGCATATGCTATTTCTGCGGTATGTGCTGAGTTAAAGTTGAAAATAATAAACAACCTCAAGAGTGAAGATCAGCATTTTAGGAGCAATATTACTTATGGAAGTGGATATGAGGGAAAATCAGAATTGGACATATGTATATCGTCACCAAGTTTGATTAACCATTCAAGTAATCTTAATGTATGGCAAGATGTTTTTTTACCTTCAGATCATGCCCCGATTTCTTTGACTTTACATCCTTCAATAAATAATATGTATGCCTTGTATTGACGTGCTACATATCTAGGAGATCATGCcactatatatactaatacatcTAATGATACCATTATTAAAAGAATTATAGACCGGGAGCCagcagtggtttgggtagctgaaaagcaaaccaattttcttagtcatagtgatgttgtatgtacatcactgtttatgaaaactgaagtctgccggggatctggtggtgggtgtggccctcagcggtatgaaagtgatatggaaaaatggacctagatcagctggaaagtgaaccacttgataatggtgttgaaatgtccctCATACTTTCAGGAACTGGGAATAggtactgacagactttttgtgtggcggcgtgaccctgacagacttacgtaactgccacgtcaaaattgacctagatcagctgaaaagcgaaccgaatgaaacttgttgtgAAATCATCAGTActaccccaggtatagtgaatgacca
Protein-coding regions in this window:
- the LOC137617562 gene encoding uncharacterized protein yields the protein MHTKIINTKHITSDKGTTFTSQFWPSLANLPGITVHQTTVYNPAANGMVERFHRTLKAALMSRCKDSNWFTQLPSVLLGVRTTPNDALDVSAAGMVFGNTLVVPANFLLSATSSDDIWHIYHVVGKFTPCRHTFKPPAKHPILTDLHSVMHIFLSN